From the genome of Arvicola amphibius chromosome 9, mArvAmp1.2, whole genome shotgun sequence, one region includes:
- the Syce3 gene encoding synaptonemal complex central element protein 3, translated as MADSDPGERNYDNMLKMLSDLNKDLEKLLEEMEKISVQATWMAYDMVVMRTNPTLAESMRRLEDAFLNCKEEMEKNWQELLTETKRKQ; from the exons ATGGCTGACTCTGATCCTGGGGAAAGAAACTATGATAACATGCTGAAAATGCTGTCCGACCTGAATAAGGACCTGGAGAAGCTATTGGAAGAGATGGAAAAAATCTCAG TGCAGGCAACCTGGATGGCTTACGATATGGTGGTCATGCGTACCAACCCCACACTAGCAGAGTCCATGCGCCGGCTGGAGGATGCCTTCCTTAACTGcaaagaggagatggagaagaactGGCAAGAGCTACTCACTGAGACTAAACGCAAGCAGTAA
- the Klhdc7b gene encoding kelch domain-containing protein 7B, producing the protein MLQGAGEVSGPLWGWDGDGEDDWDGAVLTLLALAVVATIALTLQWFGSRQDQEADRSASTPPGVQQVQAEGNKLALHPKSKDSDGSEGQSKGQEKSGAPGDGQRRPATARAQDPEPSRGKSAESDAWLSLKTPGEVASRGIIPATMGKKRREPPRPETSFQGHSKARDIPVPITIRFTPRSPDSKTEMQVAAAGTCGKGAAQQGPVHTEQQDTSPWHLGVGTPGPLERSLGSLRRRRRPGARSGDRPCRPLKLDPLRLGTVVSVWDAVDLATAATQDILTSSSLAGPSLHHSDRGLKGPEEMGLADAVESPPRVDSGDVCGRSGLQLGPSSIAGSGAKDGENREPGSPAPQETQGILAGEEAWSRESGAAVVTSNFTSSQGPLPEELHSEAREDQSKMERLGDGHLISQGRGARQGKESEQIAGGSAAGQRAVLIPDKTKSTGGFRCTPSHNLPASPLTRNTELVPSSATAVHSSPRVPHAVSTLAPLNSLSLEVNQGGENLRAGPASFPTQTLASAGAPTSAPEAILAPSSISPPTLTSAPSLTPAPVKALSSISTPTPSLTSSPTPSPTPVTALTLISVPAPSPTSPPTPASALVEAQVSAIDSEPRPMSRESSVGLSKRSLDGRISASWGNLITMVLRSHPFPRQEKADGSAPRADLQSPAQPSTSAYLGGRQPGTSSAGAISSLQDKHRPLSILVTPVGSGGQDEGRCETQPMSVDANASSTRDLRGDETKEKSQESLAPAAKPEAVPEFPAPSQPGLVPSTMKQEAQPIPQPRQRRKRSLAQSSEQILTQEVSQKPPGQVLKEGTRPAGSRDILTEKQKETQKLMIFLQKPGSWGVVEGPQKSRLQASQPTTATALWPPKLDLGSCLEVLAFAQQRGELGLAQDTYVLMSNNLLHVLGDPHLYRQLSGAERERILNLRTCQGQTVLGVLELPSLYQVSRSGLTRGPLGEDAPATRPEHLHLHTYLHVFNPQENVWRPLIQVPEEVPLRGCGLCTMHNYLFLAGGIRGSGAKAVCSNKVFCYNPLTNIWSQVRPMQQARAQLKLVALDGMLYAIGGECLYSMERYDPRTDTWTLRASLPEGTFPVAHEAVVCRGEIYVTGGHLFYRLLRYSPVKDSWDECPYSASHRRSSDMVALGGFLYRFDLLRGVGAAVMRYNTVTGSWSRAASLPLPDPAPLHCTVLGNTIYCLNHQVTATFTVSEGTAQFQAQELQPFPLGSKGVLYPFTLTLPPKTWLQTTI; encoded by the coding sequence ATGCTCCAGGGTGCTGGAGAGGTTAGTGGGCCCCTCTGGGGCTGGGATGGTGATGGAGAGGACGACTGGGATGGAGCTGTACTCACCTTGCTGGCACTAGCTGTGGTAGCCACCATAGCACTGACTTTGCAGTGGTTTGGCTCCAGGCAGGaccaggaggcagacagatcagCATCCACACCTCCGGGTGTGCAACAGGTTCAGGCTGAAGGAAACAAGTTGGCCCTGCACCCGAAGTCCAAGGACAGTGATGGCAGTGAGGGGCAGAGCAAAGGACAGGAGAAATCGGGGGCTCCTGGAGACGGCCAGAGAAGACCAGCTACAGCGAGGGCCCAGGACCCGGAGCCATCACGAGGCAAAAGTGCGGAATCAGATGCTTGGCTTTCACTCAAGACACCTGGAGAGGTGGCCAGTAGAGGGATCATCCCAGCAaccatgggaaagaaaagaagggagccACCCAGGCCAGAAACTTCCTTCCAGGGCCACAGCAAAGCAAGGGATATTCCTGTCCCCATCACGATCCGCTTTACTCCTCGAAGTCCTGACAGCAAAACAGAGATGCAGGTGGCGGCAGCTGGCACCTGTGGTAAGGGGGCAGCTCAGCAGGGCCCCGTCCATACAGAGCAACAGGACACCAGCCCGTGGCACCTGGGTGTGGGGACTCCTGGGCCCCTGGAGAGAAGCCTAGGCAGCTTGCGCAGGCGTCGGAGGCCCGGTGCCAGATCAGGAGACCGACCCTGCCGTCCTCTCAAGCTGGACCCCCTCCGCCTGGGCACTGTGGTGAGTGTGTGGGATGCTGTGGATTTGGCAACTGCTGCCACTCAGGACATCCTCACCAGCAGTTCCCTTGCAGGTCCCTCACTGCACCACTCAGACAGGGGGCTTAAGGGTCCTGAGGAGATGGGCCTAGCTGATGCCGTGGAGAGTCCACCTCGGGTGGACTCCGGAGACGTGTGTGGGAGGAGCGGCCTTCAGCTTGGTCCCTCCAGCATTGCAGGCTCAGGGGCTAAGGATGGCGAGAACAGGGAGCCTGGGTCCCCTGCCCCTCAGGAGACTCAGGGGATCCTGGCTGGTGAGGAAGCCTGGTCCCGGGAGAGTGGGGCAGCTGTTGTCACCAGCAACTTCACATCCTCCCAAGGCCCCTTGCCGGAAGAGCTGCACTCTGAGGCCCGTGAAGACCAGAGCAAGATGGAAAGATTAGGAGATGGCCACCTCATTAGCCAAGGGAGAGGCGCCCGTCAGGGCAAGGAAAGTGAGCAGATAGCTGGAGGTTCAGCTGCCGGCCAGAGGGCTGTGCTTATCCCGGACAAGACGAAGTCCACTGGTGGCTTCCGCTGCACCCCCTCCCATAATCTTCCAGCCTCTCCTCTGACCCGGAATACAGAGCTGGTTCCATCCTCTGCCACGGCAGTACATTCCAGCCCTAGGGTTCCCCACGCAGTCTCTACCCTTGCTCCTTTAAACAGTTTGTCTCTGGAAGTTAACCAGGGTGGTGAAAATCTCAGAGCAGGACCAGCCTCCTTTCCAACTCAGACTTTAGCCTCAGCAGGAGCCCCAACTTCAGCCCCGGAAGCAATCCTAGCACCATCCTCAATATCACCCCCAACCTTAACCTCAGCCCCATCCTTAACCCCAGCACCAGTTAAAGCCTTAAGCTCAATTTCAACACCAACCCCATCTCTAACGTCATCCCCAACCCCATCCCCAACTCCAGTTACAGCCTTAACCCTAATTTCAGTACCAGCCCCATCCCCAACAtcacccccaaccccagcctcTGCCCTAGTTGAAGCCCAGGTTTCTGCAATAGACAGTGAACCAAGACCTATGTCTCGGGAGTCAAGTGTGGGCCTCTCCAAGCGCTCCCTGGATGGACGAATCTCAGCTAGCTGGGGAAACCTTATTACCATGGTTCTTAGAAGTCACCCCTTCCCTAGGCAAGAAAAGGCTGATGGTAGTGCTCCGAGGGCAGATCTTCAGAGTCCCGCTCAGCCCAGCACATCCGCATATCTGGGCGGTAGACAGCCAGGTACCTCCTCTGCAGGGGCCATCTCCAGCCTCCAGGACAAACACAGACCACTGTCAATCTTAGTCACACCAGTAGGTTCAGGGGGCCAAGATGAGGGCAGATGTGAAACGCAGCCGATGAGCGTGGATGCTAATGCGTCTTCCACTCGGGACCTCAGAGGAGATGAAACCAAGGAGAAAAGTCAAGAATCTCTGGCCCCAGCTGCAAAGCCTGAGGCTGTCCCAGAGTTCCCTGCGCCGTCACAGCCTGGTCTCGTCCCATCTACTATGAAGCAGGAAGCTCAGCCCATCCCTCAGCCTCGGCAACGGAGAAAACGTAGCTTAGCTCAGAGCTCTGAACAGATACTTACTCAGGAGGTATCCCAGAAGCCCCCGGGGCAGGTGCTAAAGGAGGGAACCAGACCTGCAGGCAGCAGGGACAtactcacagagaagcagaaagagacacAAAAGCTTATGATTTTTCTGCAGAAGCCTGGCAGCTGGGGAGTGGTGGAGGGGCCTCAGAAGTCCCGCTTACAGGCCTCGCAGCCTACCACAGCAACGGCGCTATGGCCTCCAAAGCTAGATCTAGGCAGCTGCTTGGAGGTTTTGGCCTTTGCCCAGCAGCGTGGAGAGCTGGGCTTAGCCCAGGACACCTATGTCTTGATGAGCAACAACTTGCTGCATGTCCTGGGAGACCCACACCTCTACCGACAGCTGAGTGGCGCCGAGAGGGAGCGCATTCTGAACCTGCGGACCTGCCAGGGCCAGACAGTGCTGGGGGTTCTCGAGCTGCCCAGCCTTTATCAGGTGAGCCGCTCAGGGCTCACGAGGGGCCCTCTTGGTGAGGACGCACCTGCAACCAGGCCTGAGCATTTGCATCTTCATACATACCTTCATGTGTTCAACCCACAAGAGAATGTGTGGCGGCCCCTGATTCAGGTACCAGAGGAGGTCCCACTCCGGGGATGTGGTCTGTGCACTATGCATAACTATCTGTTTCTGGCAGGTGGCATCAGAGGTTCTGGTGCCAAGGCTGTCTGCTCTAACAAGGTGTTCTGCTATAACCCTCTGACCAACATTTGGAGCCAGGTTCGGCCCATGCAGCAAGCCCGGGCCCAGCTCAAATTGGTGGCTCTGGATGGGATGCTTTACGCCATTGGTGGAGAGTGCCTATATAGCATGGAGCGCTATGACCCACGCACAGATACCTGGACCTTGAGAGCATCCCTCCCCGAGGGCACCTTCCCTGTGGCCCATGAGGCTGTGGTCTGCCGAGGAGAAATCTATGTCACTGGGGGTCATCTCTTCTACCGCCTGCTCAGATACAGCCCAGTGAAAGACTCGTGGGATGAGTGCCCCTATAGTGCCAGCCACCGGCGCTCCAGTGATATGGTGGCACTAGGAGGCTTCCTATACCGCTTTGACTTGTTGCGGGGTGTAGGCGCTGCAGTGATGCGCTACAACACAGTGACAGGCTCCTGGAGCCGTGCTGCCTCCCTGCCCCTGCCTGACCCTGCCCCGCTCCACTGCACAGTACTGGGCAACACCATTTACTGTCTCAACCACCAGGTCACGGCTACCTTCACAGTTTCGGAGGGGACTGCCCAGTTCCAGGCACAGGAGCTGCAGCCCTTTCCCCTAGGAAGTAAGGGGGTCCTCTATCCATTCACTCTGACTTTGCCCCCCAAGACCTGGTTACAGACCACAATCTAA